In one window of Heterodontus francisci isolate sHetFra1 chromosome X, sHetFra1.hap1, whole genome shotgun sequence DNA:
- the fkbp11 gene encoding peptidyl-prolyl cis-trans isomerase FKBP11 isoform X2: MCVGEKRKLTIPSHLAYGKRGFPPSIPGDSVLLFETELVTLVKSTYWKKLMDNVIPIVCLLLVPGLLCLIGYYLYLKANVPKISKRKLKDDKKNKAKNK; the protein is encoded by the exons ATGTGTGTTGG agagaAGAGGAAATTAACCATTCCATCGCACCTCGCGTACGGGAAACGAGGCTTCCCGCCCTCCATTCCAG GAGACTCTGTATTGTTGTTTGAGACAGAGTTGGTGACTTTAGTGAAATCGACATATTGGAAGAAACTGATGGACAATGTGATCCCAATAGTCTGTCTGTTGCTGGTCCCTGGACTTCTGTGTCTAATAGGTTATTACCTCTATTTAAAAGCAAATGTGCCAAAAATCTCCAAACGGAAACTCAAAGATGATAAAAAGAACAaagcaaaaaataaataa
- the fkbp11 gene encoding peptidyl-prolyl cis-trans isomerase FKBP11 isoform X1, with translation MSRAALFLILVSLNRIISQDEKEELKVEVLLKPEGCPELSTVGDTVHIHYTGKLEDGTLFDNSLIRDPLVVELGKKQVIPGLEQGLLDMCVGEKRKLTIPSHLAYGKRGFPPSIPGDSVLLFETELVTLVKSTYWKKLMDNVIPIVCLLLVPGLLCLIGYYLYLKANVPKISKRKLKDDKKNKAKNK, from the exons ATGAGCAGAGCCGCGCTTTTTCTGATTCTTGTTTCATTGAACAGAATCATCAGCCAGGATGAAAAAGAAGAACTTAAAGTGGAAGTCTTG CTGAAACCAGAGGGTTGTCCCGAGCTATCGACAGTTGGAGACACTGTTCACATCCACTATACT GGTAAACTGGAAGATGGGACCTTGTTTGATAATTCCTTAATCCGGGATCCTCTGGTGGTAGAACTGGGCAAAAAACAGGTTATTCCAG GTTTGGAACAGGGTCTCCTTGACATGTGTGTTGG agagaAGAGGAAATTAACCATTCCATCGCACCTCGCGTACGGGAAACGAGGCTTCCCGCCCTCCATTCCAG GAGACTCTGTATTGTTGTTTGAGACAGAGTTGGTGACTTTAGTGAAATCGACATATTGGAAGAAACTGATGGACAATGTGATCCCAATAGTCTGTCTGTTGCTGGTCCCTGGACTTCTGTGTCTAATAGGTTATTACCTCTATTTAAAAGCAAATGTGCCAAAAATCTCCAAACGGAAACTCAAAGATGATAAAAAGAACAaagcaaaaaataaataa